TACCTCTTGGAGCGGATAGCTCGAACGGTTGCTTCTTTTCCTGTGGTTGAAAGGGTTATGCTTTTCGGTTTGCGGGTTTCTGGCAAGCTTTGTAGAGAAAGCGGCATCGACCTTCTGGTAGTAGTCAGGGAAACGCCTTCTAAACTGAAGGGATACTTTGAATAGATAAGCTCTTGAGGGCGTAGAAATTCTTTCATGCTATACTTAGTTTAAGCTTTCACGCTGACTTTTGGATGAAAGTTTTGGGAGGGGATGGGCGTGAAAATAATAATTCTCATTTTTGCTTTTCTGGGAGTGTTTGGTGTGCTAAAGCCAGCCTGGGGAGAAGAAAGGATTCCCCTGCCTGCACCCAGAGAGCGTGGCCAATACTCCCTGGAAGAAGTTCTCATCAAGCGACGCTCGGTGCGCTCTTTCAGCAATAAAGCACTCACCCTGGAGGAGCTTTCTCAACTTCTTTTCGCTGCTCAAGGAATTACCGAGAAAAGATATGGCTTTCGGACTGCACCTTCAGCAGGGGCTCTCTATCCGCTTGAGGTGTATGTGGTGGTTGGGGAAGTGGAAGGGATTCCTGAAGGGGTGTACCACTATTTACCCCGAGAACATGCACTGGAGATGGTCCTTCCAGGCGATAAAAGGGAGGACCTTTTTCGCTCAGCGCTCTATCAGGAAGCGATAAAAGAGGCACCGGTTACCATCGTCATCTGTGCGGTGTACGAGCGGACCACTCGCAAGTACGGGGAACGTGGCATCCGCTATGTCCATATGGAAGCAGGGCATGCGGGCCAGAATATTTACTTACAGGCCGAAGCTCTGGACCTTGGCACTGTGGCCATCGGAGCTTTTTATGATGAAGCAGTAGCCCGGGTGCTTGATCTTCCAAAAGATATAGTTCCTCTTTATCTTTTCCCGGTTGGGAAACGCTAAGCTTTTGTAACTTAGCCCGGGGGCTCTCTTTGTCCAAGCTGTCCCCGGGGTTTTCCACTTTTACCTGTTTTTGAAGC
This portion of the Thermatribacter velox genome encodes:
- a CDS encoding SagB/ThcOx family dehydrogenase translates to MGVKIIILIFAFLGVFGVLKPAWGEERIPLPAPRERGQYSLEEVLIKRRSVRSFSNKALTLEELSQLLFAAQGITEKRYGFRTAPSAGALYPLEVYVVVGEVEGIPEGVYHYLPREHALEMVLPGDKREDLFRSALYQEAIKEAPVTIVICAVYERTTRKYGERGIRYVHMEAGHAGQNIYLQAEALDLGTVAIGAFYDEAVARVLDLPKDIVPLYLFPVGKR